In Arcobacter ellisii, a genomic segment contains:
- the fdh3B gene encoding formate dehydrogenase FDH3 subunit beta, translating into MSNNKLDFARMRFYCDENRCIHCDGCSVACAEAHELPVEISRRKVITVNEGKQGMEFSLSVACMHCTDAPCEQVCPVDCFYIREDGIVLHDKNKCIGCSYCLYACPFGAPQFPKNGAFGTKGVMDKCTMCAGGPDETNSEHERELYGQNRIAEGKVPVCAAMCSTKALLVGDSESVSNIFRQRVMSSGHGTQSAPYGWDKAYGK; encoded by the coding sequence ATGAGTAATAATAAATTAGATTTTGCAAGAATGAGATTCTATTGCGATGAAAATAGATGTATTCATTGTGATGGTTGTTCAGTTGCTTGTGCCGAAGCACATGAGTTACCTGTAGAAATTAGTAGAAGAAAAGTTATAACTGTAAATGAAGGTAAGCAAGGGATGGAGTTTTCTTTATCTGTTGCTTGTATGCATTGTACTGATGCACCTTGTGAACAAGTTTGTCCAGTTGATTGTTTTTATATCAGAGAAGATGGAATAGTTCTTCATGATAAAAATAAATGTATAGGTTGTTCATATTGTTTATATGCTTGTCCATTTGGAGCTCCACAGTTCCCTAAAAATGGAGCATTTGGAACTAAAGGTGTTATGGATAAATGTACAATGTGTGCTGGTGGTCCTGATGAAACAAATAGTGAACATGAAAGAGAACTTTATGGGCAAAATAGAATTGCTGAAGGTAAAGTTCCAGTTTGTGCAGCTATGTGTTCAACAAAAGCTCTATTAGTTGGAGATTCTGAGTCTGTATCAAATATTTTCAGACAAAGAGTAATGTCTTCTGGGCATGGAACACAATCGGCACCTTATGGTTGGGATAAAGCATATGGAAAATAA
- a CDS encoding substrate-binding domain-containing protein, whose amino-acid sequence MKKVLASLGLSVVIASSLFADTLMMATTTSTEDTGLLDYLAPQFEKETGTTLKWVSTGTGKALKMGENCDVDVLLVHAPEAEKKFVDAGFGVDRNEVMYNDFVIIGPVSDPADISGKTTAEAFKTIKEKNAKFISRGDNSGTHQKELGMWEKVSKIVPEKDTWYIQTGQGMIATINMASEKGGYTLTDRGTWIKYESQKGEANNMKIVVENDNVLFNQYSVITVNKDRCPKTKTQLAKDFTNWIVKDETQKLIGDFKLLEKPLFTPNAKK is encoded by the coding sequence ATGAAAAAAGTTTTAGCAAGTTTAGGATTAAGTGTAGTAATAGCGAGTAGTTTATTTGCAGATACATTAATGATGGCAACAACAACAAGTACAGAAGATACGGGATTGCTTGATTATTTAGCTCCACAATTTGAAAAAGAGACTGGAACTACTTTAAAATGGGTTTCAACTGGAACTGGAAAAGCTTTAAAAATGGGTGAAAATTGTGATGTTGATGTTTTATTAGTTCATGCTCCTGAAGCTGAAAAAAAGTTTGTTGATGCAGGTTTTGGTGTTGATAGAAATGAAGTTATGTATAATGATTTTGTAATTATTGGACCTGTAAGTGACCCAGCAGATATATCAGGAAAAACTACAGCAGAAGCTTTTAAAACTATAAAAGAAAAAAATGCAAAATTTATAAGTAGAGGAGACAACTCAGGAACTCACCAAAAAGAGTTGGGTATGTGGGAAAAAGTAAGCAAAATTGTGCCAGAAAAAGATACTTGGTATATTCAAACAGGTCAAGGAATGATAGCAACTATTAATATGGCATCAGAAAAAGGTGGTTATACACTAACAGATAGAGGAACTTGGATTAAATATGAGTCACAAAAAGGTGAAGCAAACAATATGAAAATAGTTGTTGAAAACGATAACGTTTTATTTAATCAATATAGTGTAATTACTGTAAATAAAGATAGATGTCCAAAAACTAAAACACAATTAGCAAAAGATTTTACAAACTGGATAGTAAAAGATGAAACACAAAAACTAATAGGTGATTTCAAACTTTTAGAAAAACCACTTTTTACACCAAACGCAAAAAAATAG
- the fdhD gene encoding formate dehydrogenase accessory sulfurtransferase FdhD has product MDNAKYLKTVVIDKLIENEATMVEDVTIEESRLNLYLNGEKAISMMCIPKDQDAHAIGFLMSENVISSIADIEELTISEDGLRVDVKAKIDENSLQNLYKEKTLVSGCGGGVTGNIEGSLEIPFNQTSFKIKPETIYTEVKKFYQESELYNLTGCVHKAMIYLLDGTTVTAEDIGRHNAIDKAIGKCKLQGLDTTKSVLFVSGRLSSEMVTKAVMHRIPLVVSRTAPTYLGVQTAHKHGITLIGFARGKKMNLYTHSGRIDV; this is encoded by the coding sequence ATGGACAACGCTAAATATTTAAAAACAGTAGTAATTGACAAACTTATAGAAAATGAAGCAACTATGGTTGAAGATGTGACAATTGAAGAGTCACGATTAAACCTTTATTTAAACGGAGAAAAAGCCATATCTATGATGTGTATTCCAAAAGACCAAGACGCCCACGCTATTGGTTTTTTAATGAGTGAAAATGTAATCTCTTCTATTGCTGACATAGAAGAACTTACAATTAGCGAAGATGGATTAAGAGTAGATGTAAAAGCAAAAATAGATGAAAATTCACTACAAAATTTATATAAAGAAAAAACTTTAGTAAGTGGTTGTGGTGGCGGAGTTACTGGAAATATTGAAGGAAGTTTAGAAATCCCATTTAATCAAACTTCTTTTAAAATAAAACCAGAAACTATTTATACAGAAGTTAAGAAATTTTATCAAGAAAGCGAACTTTATAATTTAACAGGTTGTGTTCATAAAGCAATGATTTATTTACTTGATGGAACAACTGTAACGGCTGAGGATATTGGAAGACATAATGCAATTGATAAAGCAATTGGAAAATGTAAACTTCAAGGATTAGATACAACAAAATCTGTTTTATTTGTAAGTGGAAGATTAAGTTCAGAAATGGTTACAAAAGCAGTTATGCACAGAATCCCACTTGTTGTATCAAGAACTGCACCAACATATTTGGGTGTTCAAACAGCACATAAACATGGAATAACTCTAATAGGTTTTGCACGAGGTAAAAAAATGAATCTTTATACACATAGTGGAAGAATAGATGTCTAG
- a CDS encoding energy-coupling factor ABC transporter ATP-binding protein, with amino-acid sequence MSILYELKNIEHYYDGKKVLNIENLILHKNQIIGFFGPNGSGKSTLFSLLSFICKPTKGEILFDDSNKIDSEIKKSIVILPQNPYLLKRSVFENIAYGLKIRDENENLKEKVDEALALVGLDSDFSKRKWSQLSGGEAQRVALAARLILRPKVLILDEPTAGVDTNSAQLIKEAILLAKQKYNTTIFISSHDYNWLNHISDKKIALFQGNLVENGNINLLFSPWIKDELGYLVKVFIDGQRLIIPNSQSKKRDSVIMINSNDIKVCKENCNEIKSENTLLGVITSIHQDDKEDNLQLDFSIAGVNFNTLVTKEEMQKEMLFPGDKININIDLSKICWI; translated from the coding sequence ATGAGTATTTTATATGAATTAAAAAATATAGAACACTATTATGATGGAAAAAAAGTTTTAAATATAGAGAATTTAATTTTACATAAAAATCAAATTATTGGATTTTTTGGACCAAATGGAAGTGGAAAATCAACACTTTTTTCATTACTCTCTTTTATTTGTAAACCAACAAAAGGTGAAATACTTTTTGATGATTCAAATAAAATTGATTCAGAAATAAAAAAAAGTATAGTAATTCTTCCTCAAAATCCATACCTTTTAAAAAGAAGTGTATTTGAAAATATTGCTTATGGTTTAAAAATAAGAGACGAAAATGAAAATTTAAAAGAAAAAGTAGATGAAGCTTTAGCTTTAGTAGGACTTGATAGTGATTTTTCAAAAAGAAAATGGAGTCAGCTTTCAGGTGGTGAAGCCCAAAGGGTTGCTCTTGCAGCAAGACTTATATTAAGACCAAAGGTTTTGATTTTAGATGAACCAACAGCGGGAGTTGATACAAACTCAGCTCAACTTATAAAAGAAGCAATTTTGCTTGCAAAACAAAAATATAACACAACAATATTTATTTCAAGTCACGATTATAATTGGTTAAATCATATAAGTGATAAAAAAATTGCTCTGTTTCAAGGAAATTTAGTGGAAAATGGAAATATAAATCTTCTTTTTTCTCCTTGGATAAAAGATGAATTGGGATATTTAGTAAAAGTATTCATAGATGGTCAAAGATTAATAATCCCAAATAGTCAAAGTAAAAAAAGAGATTCAGTTATTATGATAAATTCAAATGATATAAAAGTTTGTAAAGAGAATTGTAATGAGATAAAAAGTGAAAATACTCTTCTTGGTGTTATAACTTCAATTCATCAAGATGATAAGGAAGATAATCTTCAATTAGATTTTTCAATTGCAGGGGTAAATTTCAATACTTTAGTTACTAAAGAAGAGATGCAAAAAGAGATGTTATTTCCAGGAGATAAAATAAATATCAACATTGATTTAAGTAAAATCTGTTGGATATAA
- a CDS encoding ModE family transcriptional regulator — protein MSSIDDDFKIELDSIQKELLLTNLDEEGKLSCLKAFKVARLIGKHPKEMSSITKSMGIKITNCELGVFGKLKFQDPNIEVYNRLKQNYMGHKTLECKVLWDEAQNSSLKTVGSTVKNSDIEVIHCQLGCFREKKGHKDGNKS, from the coding sequence ATGTCTAGTATTGATGATGATTTTAAAATAGAGTTAGATTCTATTCAAAAAGAGTTATTACTTACAAATTTAGATGAAGAGGGGAAACTCTCTTGTTTAAAGGCTTTTAAAGTAGCAAGACTTATTGGAAAACATCCCAAAGAGATGAGTTCAATTACTAAAAGTATGGGTATCAAAATTACAAATTGTGAATTAGGTGTTTTTGGGAAATTAAAATTTCAAGACCCAAATATAGAAGTTTATAATAGATTAAAACAAAATTATATGGGACATAAAACCCTAGAGTGCAAAGTTTTATGGGATGAAGCCCAAAATTCATCTTTAAAAACAGTAGGCTCAACTGTGAAAAATTCAGATATTGAAGTTATTCATTGTCAACTAGGGTGTTTTAGAGAAAAAAAAGGTCATAAAGATGGAAATAAAAGTTAA
- a CDS encoding winged helix-turn-helix domain-containing protein encodes MEIKVKVWIEDENKNLIFGSGKTEILRQIEETGSISEAAKKVGMNYKKAWSHIKILEEYIEDDLVITKKGRGEDSGTKLTSKAKELMNLYKTLDEDIKNYSKQRFKELFLDKELIKTKENIDV; translated from the coding sequence ATGGAAATAAAAGTTAAAGTTTGGATTGAAGATGAGAATAAAAATCTCATCTTTGGAAGTGGAAAGACTGAAATCTTAAGACAAATCGAAGAAACAGGTTCTATTAGTGAAGCCGCAAAAAAAGTTGGAATGAACTATAAAAAAGCATGGAGTCATATAAAAATACTTGAAGAGTATATAGAAGATGATTTGGTAATTACAAAAAAAGGAAGAGGTGAGGATAGTGGAACAAAACTCACTTCTAAAGCAAAAGAGTTGATGAATCTATATAAAACTCTTGATGAAGATATAAAAAATTATTCAAAACAGAGATTTAAAGAGCTTTTTTTAGACAAAGAGTTAATAAAAACAAAGGAAAATATTGATGTATAA
- a CDS encoding cytochrome b/b6 domain-containing protein: protein MTYWYFWLATIADINYVYQFLMQMLKGNFTGQVLPFESLTQYQQMEVGLFGPNYNAIAPEVIRAFEERQHLLPIVFLVEFFLFLTMFIVAKGRKQAEITRENDKVQVYSLFQRIVILLNIVIMIYLFITGFSITFGNWTGGGYIPRLMRATHEIIGLGWMPIWFIMTIIAFKDHKFFVRPSAKIWNKIFLRGKYQHMDRINYYMYVAFGSLLVFSGFVIWYMFPDAATHAQTIQIKRFILFIHFMGSAIISFFTFETVYSYFVSVKGYIPGVITGKLPIEYLEQLRPDVLEEDKSLRK from the coding sequence TTGACTTATTGGTATTTTTGGTTAGCAACAATTGCTGATATAAATTATGTATATCAGTTTTTGATGCAAATGTTAAAGGGTAATTTTACTGGACAAGTACTTCCATTTGAGAGTTTAACACAATATCAACAAATGGAAGTAGGACTTTTTGGACCAAATTATAATGCAATTGCGCCAGAGGTTATAAGAGCATTTGAAGAGAGACAACATTTACTACCAATAGTATTTTTAGTTGAATTTTTTCTATTTTTAACTATGTTCATTGTAGCAAAAGGAAGAAAACAAGCAGAAATTACTAGAGAAAATGACAAAGTGCAAGTTTATTCGCTTTTTCAAAGAATAGTTATTTTATTAAATATTGTAATTATGATTTATCTATTTATCACTGGATTTTCAATCACATTTGGAAATTGGACTGGTGGTGGATATATTCCAAGACTTATGAGAGCAACGCATGAAATAATTGGACTAGGTTGGATGCCAATTTGGTTTATTATGACAATAATTGCTTTTAAAGATCATAAGTTTTTTGTTCGACCAAGTGCAAAAATTTGGAATAAAATTTTCCTTAGAGGGAAATATCAACACATGGATAGAATAAACTATTATATGTATGTGGCATTTGGTTCACTTTTAGTTTTTAGTGGATTTGTGATTTGGTATATGTTTCCAGATGCAGCAACTCATGCTCAAACTATACAAATAAAAAGATTTATTTTATTTATCCATTTTATGGGTAGTGCGATTATTTCATTTTTTACATTTGAAACGGTATATTCATATTTCGTTTCTGTAAAAGGTTATATTCCAGGTGTAATTACTGGAAAGTTACCAATTGAATATCTAGAACAGTTAAGACCTGATGTTTTAGAAGAAGATAAGAGTTTAAGAAAATAG
- a CDS encoding molybdopterin molybdotransferase MoeA → MHGKLNYLDFEIARQKSLDLVNQTTFKEIIPISDAIGRVLSKDVICVKNLPAFNNSAMDGFAIKFSDAGKTLSINKVIFAGDKGEKVEPTLKENECYKIMTGAKVPFDADTIIPIENCFDVTQNSVKIPIEIKKGSNLRLKGEEQKEGSVILKKGEKITSSFITLLASQGLIKIEVYKKISIAVLSTGNEIKEPWEYADDEEIYNCNSYALISLLKEKDFDATYCGVIPDNLEESKTYIKDLKNYDVIISTGGISMGDADFVGEAFLQNGLEVAFHGVNIKPGRPIMMGKMQNTVVICLPGNPLTAMVNIYLFALPMLKKLQGETSINHGFIKAINQKEFKTKAGRVNVVLGKVQNGEFFVTRDNKYGSGMITVLYESNSILVTNEQTSNINQNQEIKLLEFNGKFFEENIDILN, encoded by the coding sequence ATGCATGGAAAATTAAACTATTTAGATTTTGAAATAGCAAGACAAAAAAGTTTAGATTTAGTGAATCAAACAACATTTAAAGAGATAATTCCAATTAGTGATGCAATAGGAAGAGTTTTAAGTAAAGATGTAATTTGTGTAAAAAATCTACCAGCTTTTAATAACTCTGCAATGGATGGTTTTGCCATAAAATTCAGTGATGCTGGAAAAACTTTGAGTATAAATAAAGTGATTTTTGCAGGGGATAAAGGTGAAAAAGTAGAGCCAACTTTAAAAGAAAATGAGTGTTATAAAATCATGACAGGAGCAAAAGTTCCTTTTGATGCTGATACGATTATTCCAATAGAAAACTGTTTTGATGTGACACAAAATAGTGTAAAAATTCCCATTGAAATAAAAAAAGGCTCAAATCTAAGACTAAAAGGTGAGGAACAAAAAGAGGGAAGTGTTATATTAAAAAAAGGTGAAAAAATAACTTCTTCATTTATTACACTATTAGCTTCTCAAGGTTTGATAAAAATTGAAGTTTATAAAAAAATTTCAATAGCCGTTTTATCAACTGGAAATGAGATAAAAGAGCCTTGGGAATATGCAGATGATGAAGAGATTTATAACTGTAATTCTTATGCATTGATTTCATTATTAAAAGAGAAAGATTTTGATGCCACATATTGTGGAGTAATTCCTGATAATTTGGAAGAATCAAAGACTTATATAAAAGATTTAAAAAATTATGATGTGATCATAAGTACAGGTGGAATTTCTATGGGAGATGCTGATTTTGTAGGTGAAGCATTTTTGCAAAATGGTTTAGAAGTAGCTTTTCATGGAGTAAATATAAAACCAGGTCGTCCTATTATGATGGGAAAAATGCAAAATACAGTGGTAATTTGTTTACCTGGAAATCCACTAACTGCAATGGTAAATATCTATTTATTTGCTTTACCAATGCTAAAAAAACTTCAAGGAGAAACTTCTATAAATCATGGTTTTATAAAAGCAATAAATCAAAAAGAGTTTAAAACCAAAGCAGGGAGGGTAAATGTAGTTTTAGGAAAAGTTCAAAATGGTGAATTTTTTGTAACGAGAGATAATAAATATGGTTCTGGAATGATTACGGTTTTATATGAAAGTAATTCAATTTTAGTAACAAATGAACAAACTTCAAATATAAATCAAAATCAAGAGATAAAACTTCTTGAATTTAATGGTAAATTTTTTGAAGAAAATATTGATATTTTAAATTAA
- a CDS encoding cysteine desulfurase — MYKLNFLQYNNMQNLHINSELSLNILSDNQKYLELEKEFLSKYSFENINYFSFCKNGFLGLLLELNKKGKIAISLGETQSLIDAANLFESLGFEIVYLDLLKDGNVNISKLENQNIDFLFLSSYVMDTFVKTSLEEVKKLTSAKIISNASAFFDNNSDVIYFDAYKLTGFFTHSLILFSNDLFEEQVISSKDVIALKNILEALENQKFETTTKEIFKEKLQNILKDDVYFFVDNKQTLPYTLHFALKNIKARELIRTLALDEIYISNGEGCSLGLSKPSRVIQVMGYDETTSRNAITLSFSEKYDEQTIEKVVNKIAKKYLQIKVLNQGN; from the coding sequence ATGTATAAACTTAATTTCTTACAATATAATAATATGCAAAATTTGCATATTAACTCTGAATTATCATTAAATATTCTAAGTGATAATCAAAAATATTTAGAGCTTGAAAAAGAGTTTTTATCTAAATATTCTTTTGAAAATATTAACTATTTTTCTTTTTGTAAAAATGGATTTTTAGGTCTTTTACTTGAACTTAATAAAAAAGGAAAAATTGCTATTAGCCTTGGAGAAACTCAAAGTTTAATTGATGCAGCAAATCTTTTTGAGAGTTTAGGATTTGAAATAGTTTATCTTGATTTATTAAAAGATGGAAATGTAAATATCTCAAAATTAGAAAATCAAAATATAGATTTTTTATTTTTATCTTCTTATGTTATGGATACTTTTGTGAAAACTTCTTTAGAAGAAGTAAAAAAACTTACATCTGCAAAAATAATCTCAAATGCAAGTGCTTTTTTTGATAATAATAGTGATGTTATATATTTTGATGCTTATAAATTAACAGGATTTTTTACACATAGTTTGATACTTTTTAGTAATGATTTATTTGAAGAACAAGTTATTTCATCAAAAGATGTAATAGCTTTAAAAAATATTTTAGAAGCTTTAGAAAATCAAAAATTTGAAACAACTACAAAAGAGATATTTAAAGAAAAACTTCAAAATATTTTAAAAGATGATGTCTATTTTTTTGTTGATAATAAACAAACTCTACCTTATACACTTCATTTTGCACTAAAAAACATAAAAGCAAGGGAACTTATACGAACTTTGGCTTTAGATGAAATTTATATCTCAAATGGAGAGGGATGTTCTTTGGGATTATCGAAACCATCAAGAGTTATTCAAGTTATGGGATATGATGAAACTACAAGTAGAAACGCTATAACTTTGAGTTTTAGTGAAAAATATGATGAGCAAACAATAGAAAAAGTAGTAAATAAAATAGCTAAAAAATATTTACAAATAAAAGTTTTAAATCAAGGAAATTAA
- a CDS encoding ABC transporter permease: MNLFTDGFQEAIQLLVSGNESVYSAISVTVTVSSWSLFISLLIGLPLGFLLGYYQFPGKTIIRTIVDTFLAIPTVVIGLVVYTSLSQAGVFGEYNLLFTQKAIIIGQIFLGLPIIIALTAAQVEMVDKRLYLSLKGLGASSYQILKATLVEARFGLMTAAMTAYGRIITEIGISMMVGGNIKYHTRTITTAISLETGKGEFVTGIALGLVLFAVALMVNISLTILKRKWVQ; encoded by the coding sequence ATGAATTTATTTACTGATGGTTTTCAAGAAGCTATACAGCTTCTTGTCTCTGGCAATGAAAGTGTATATTCAGCAATAAGTGTAACAGTAACAGTCTCTTCTTGGTCATTGTTTATTAGTTTATTAATAGGGCTTCCTTTAGGTTTTTTATTAGGATATTATCAATTTCCTGGAAAAACTATTATTAGAACTATTGTTGATACTTTTTTAGCAATTCCAACGGTTGTTATTGGACTTGTTGTATATACCTCTTTATCTCAAGCTGGAGTATTTGGTGAATATAATTTACTCTTTACTCAAAAAGCAATAATTATTGGACAAATCTTTTTAGGTTTACCAATAATTATTGCTTTAACAGCTGCTCAAGTTGAGATGGTTGATAAAAGATTGTATTTATCACTTAAAGGTTTGGGAGCAAGTTCATATCAGATTTTAAAAGCTACTTTGGTTGAAGCTAGATTTGGACTTATGACAGCTGCTATGACTGCTTATGGAAGAATTATTACAGAAATTGGTATTTCTATGATGGTTGGAGGAAATATCAAATATCATACAAGAACTATTACAACAGCAATTTCTCTTGAAACAGGAAAAGGTGAGTTTGTAACAGGAATTGCTTTAGGATTAGTTTTATTTGCTGTTGCTTTGATGGTTAATATCTCTTTAACAATATTAAAAAGGAAATGGGTTCAATGA